Proteins from a single region of Flavobacteriales bacterium:
- a CDS encoding DNA-directed RNA polymerase subunit omega, which produces MSYKNSTAERTTVTRDVDKLEARTGNVYESIVVIGKRANQIAVEMKEELTSKLQEFATHTDNLEEVFENREQIEISRHYEKLPKPVAIAIQEFQEGGTYFRYPEEPTK; this is translated from the coding sequence ATGAGCTATAAAAACTCCACCGCAGAACGCACTACCGTTACACGAGATGTAGATAAACTCGAAGCGCGTACCGGGAACGTTTATGAGTCGATCGTTGTTATTGGCAAACGTGCCAATCAGATCGCTGTAGAAATGAAGGAGGAGCTCACTTCCAAACTTCAGGAATTTGCAACGCATACCGATAACCTGGAAGAGGTTTTCGAAAACCGTGAGCAAATTGAAATTTCTCGTCACTACGAAAAACTTCCGAAACCGGTTGCTATTGCAATTCAGGAGTTTCAGGAAGGCGGAACCTATTTCCGTTACCCTGAAGAACCAACTAAATAA
- the bamD gene encoding outer membrane protein assembly factor BamD, with amino-acid sequence MNRRILFIALVFSFLLSACSEYNKILKSTDSELKLRKSFEYYDKKDYDRALPLLEDLVSSGVYRGKDQAEKVYFTYAYCHWYLSEYYLAAYYFKMFAKTYPGSRYAEESLFMSAMCNVKNSPNWSLDQTETYDAINELQLFMNRYPESARRDTCNKIMDNLYYKLETKAFENAYLYYKVENYKSASVALKSMLEEYPNTRYQERSMYLIVRSDFLLASNSTDKKKLERYEQTIKSYTNFVALYPQSEYKAELEQIYDASAKAIVELKNSNKTEEK; translated from the coding sequence ATGAATCGCAGGATTTTATTTATAGCGCTGGTTTTTAGCTTTTTACTGTCTGCTTGCTCGGAGTATAACAAGATTTTAAAGAGCACGGATTCTGAATTGAAACTGAGGAAATCGTTCGAGTATTACGATAAAAAGGATTACGATCGCGCTTTGCCTTTATTGGAGGATTTGGTTTCTTCCGGTGTTTACCGCGGTAAGGATCAGGCAGAAAAAGTATATTTTACCTACGCTTACTGTCACTGGTACCTTTCTGAATACTACCTGGCGGCCTATTACTTTAAGATGTTCGCCAAGACCTATCCGGGTTCTCGTTATGCCGAGGAATCACTCTTTATGAGTGCCATGTGTAATGTGAAAAACTCGCCCAACTGGTCGCTCGACCAAACGGAAACTTACGATGCCATCAATGAATTGCAATTGTTCATGAACCGCTACCCCGAAAGCGCAAGGAGGGATACCTGCAATAAAATCATGGACAACTTGTATTACAAGCTGGAAACCAAGGCGTTTGAGAATGCTTACCTCTACTATAAAGTCGAAAATTACAAATCGGCATCGGTAGCTTTAAAATCCATGCTCGAAGAATATCCCAATACCCGCTATCAGGAGAGATCTATGTACTTGATAGTGAGATCCGACTTTTTATTGGCAAGTAATTCTACCGACAAAAAAAAGTTAGAGCGTTATGAGCAAACTATTAAATCTTATACTAATTTTGTAGCCCTTTATCCGCAAAGCGAGTATAAGGCTGAACTGGAGCAAATTTATGATGCTTCGGCGAAGGCAATAGTAGAATTGAAGAATAGTAATAAAACCGAAGAAAAATGA